TCGGGATATTCTGTTCACGCCTATTATCGTTTATAGACAATATGTTATAGGGTATGTAAATAAGAGTTCAGCAGACGAGTTCTAGAAGTATAGCTGACATATCCAAAAGGTTAATCTCTCTTCTCCGAAACACATGATGTCTTAGATATTGGCACGGCCTCCAACAAAAATCTTAACAAAATCATGTCAttacaaaaacaagaaaaaatatgtaatgaaaaaaatatTCAGTACGAATCTAAATGGATCTAAATAAGTTCCCTTGATATACATGTAGTCAGGTTCAAATAAATTTTGACCACGGGAATCTGGAAAGCcatgtaatttggaacgaaggaatACTACATTTTATTGTGCAAAGCACAACAAAAGGTACACATTTTTTCTCAAAACTTTAGAGTACAATGTTGATAGCCGTTTGACCTATTACATTATTTATTTATTAGCATTCATGGTGCGAAATGAAAGGCCCACTGGTTTCGTATTCCTTTTGGACACCAATTGATGCCGATCTGCACCGAAATTTGGAGCACATTTTCTATGGCTCTAACCCACTCCACGTAGAGAAGGTTGTTTGCTGAGACTAATGACCAATTGTCCTTAAGAAGTAATAATCAAAGTAAACTACAACCCCGTCTCAAAATATAAGGTGCATTTGACATTCCAAAATTTTCAAGATACGGTTAATTCCAAATTTATGATTCTCACATAATTATTATATTCTAGAAAGCAGTAAAGGGATATATGACGTAAATGTGTTTTGCATGACACATACAATGATGTTAATCTTACAGGGGGCTCAACCCATATACTCCCGCCTATATTATTAATAGGAATTCTAAAATTTAGCGTCAAATATAACACCATGCCTTATATTTTGGACAGAGTGAGTAATGACTGCTCCATTAATCCGCACCGTATTATTAGTTATATGATCCTTTCAGTATACAGTAAAATATCATTTATGAGCCTACAGGAACCTTTGACAATTGACATATGGTTTTTCAATGTTTTGAAAGATTTTCCTTAATTATGTGGCTCATATATACATAACGACACATCCACTAATTGGGATGACAAACCTACCTACTGCTTAATGAGGAGAAAAATACATTGTGTCGCAATCCAATATGTTTGGACCACAAGAGGCTGCAAGTAGCTGCAAGAGAACTGGTCCATTGATGCAGAAAGCGAATAAATTCAGTGGAAAAATATGTGCATGTTATGTACAATGGTACTAGTACCACCATACTTTGCTCGgaccatggaaaatccccattttaGTTCCGTAATATAATTTTCTCAGCACTATTATCAGTACATTTGCAGTACCAGAACAACGAGAGCATAAGTATGGCTAAGATGATATGAAAGTAGTTAGGTTCATCAAAGTGGCAAAAGCTAAGATGCACCCTCTGTCATTCACACGCACATCGGTGTGCATGTAGATGATATTGATGCATATCCATACAAACTTATTCCTAGGATCCACCGAGACCACACAAGTGCCTGCATAAATGTAAAGCAAgagcagtcctctctctctctctgtctctctctcaaccCTTAGCTTGCAATtctcccctcttcatgcatgcatgTCTACACAAAAGCTATGCTATATACTCTatgatatacatacatatatacttgcaagcagtagtagttagttAGCTCTCTCTCACACAGGCATACTTTTACAGCTGTGCTACATACTGATGATGGCGTCCCATGAACCCCACTACCACCTCCTCGgcttctcctcctcgtcgccggtgaCTCCTAACCCTGCCGCCATGGCCATGGCCTTCGACCACCACGGCGTCTTCGCCCCACTCCACGAGGACATGCCTCCGCGATTCGGAGGTGCCGATGACAGGTCATGGCTGCCGCAATCGTCGACGCTCTCTCTCTACGACACGGTCGGCCAGCATGAGCTGCAACCTTTCACGGTGGCGCCGCCGTCCATGATGCCCATGCAGCAGCCGCCCTTCCGGTTAAATAGCTCCAGGTACCTGGGCCCCGCGAGGGAGCTGCTCAGCGAGTTCTGCAACCTCGAAGGTGATGCCATGAACGGCGGCGCGATGATGCGAGCTCCGAAGCAGGACGGTGAAGTGGAGGCGTCGGCATGTGGCCCATGGGGCGCCAATCCGTCTGTGAGCTCCATGGATTACATGGCGCTCGAGAGGAGGAAGGCCAGGCTCCTGTCCATGATGGAGGAGGTTGGTACACACACAAGCCTACTATTGTTCTTGTTACTAGTTAGTTACTGCCTACTCGGTCGGTCTTATGATTAATTTACAGAGCCATGGCTAGCTCTCACCCTGACATGCAACTTTTTGAGTCTGTTATTTTCTTGCGAGCACTTACTTTGGTGACTTTTCCCCGAAGCGAATCCCATAAATATGTCGACATTGGCATACATTGCATAAGTGATAGATACAGTTTCTGAAGTTTCTATCCTCACTCTTATATACAACTTTTCATCCTATCTAGGCATCTTGCTATATGCAATTGACAAAGCAACTTCTAATAAATTCACTTATATATTCTCACCTTAATTAATTTCCTGGTCCTGATTCTTGTTTACGGAGCTGCATCTGGTTTTGTATTTTTTGGTAAAAAAAATTGTAGTCGTGTTGTTTTTTGTGTCACCCACATGATTAAACATTTAGTGATGTGTAAATGCCAGAAATCAAGATGACATTTGTGGTGATAATTGCTAGCTAAAGCAAGAGAGTATAACTATCCTAAACTAAATTAAGAAGGATCCTAGCTTCATTATCAATGAATTCAACTGGTATCATGTATTATGAAGGTGGACAGGTGCTACTGGCGATACCGTGAGAAAATGCGGGCGACAGAGATGTCATTCGAGGCTGTGGCCGGCGTGGGGGCAGCACAAGTGTACACGAAGATGGCGATGCGTGCCATGTCACGCCACTTCCGGTGCCTGAGGGATGCGCTCGTGGGGCAGATACGAACTTTGAAGAAGTCAATGGGGGAGAGCAGGGATGCCGACGGCATGTTGGTAGCACCGGGTGCATCAAAAGGGGACACGCCGAGGCTAAGGGTTGTGGACCAATGCCTGAGGCGGCAAAGGGCGTTCCAGCAATATGGTGGTGGTGCCGCCATTGAGAGCTGTCCGTGGCGGCCCCAGCGCGGCTTGCCAGAGCGCGCCGTCGCCGTCCTCCGCTCGTGGCTCTTCGAGCACTTCCTCCACCCGTACGTGTGTTCCAAATTATCTTTCTCCATCTTCAACATCAAACTATCCTCATGTCCAAATACTTACTCTATAGAACTTATAAACGAAAGTTGTGCCACCATCTCACTGAAGTTTCCCTACTCCAAAGAGTGCAATTTTAGGCGACTGTTATTTAAAAAAAACCAACTGAAAACTATAAAAGGGAAGGTACTTGGCAAAATGAATTGAACAGAACTATGTGAATTAACAGGTATCCGAATGACGTAGACAAGCACATTCTGGCGCGCCAATCCGGGTTATCAAGAAGCCAGGTCTGTTATTCAAACATGAGCACCATAGAACTACCTTAatctttttcatattttttttgttGTGAATATGAATGTATGATAACTCTACACTTAACTAGTAGAACCTAATTCATTTTCTAGGTTTCCAACTGGTTCATCAATGCAAGGGTTAGGCTATGGAAGCCCATGATAGAGGAGATGTACGCGGAAGAAACCATACAACATGACGACGGTGGCACTAGCAGTGGCAGAGGCGAACCTGCTCCGACGGATCATCACAACAACAACTTGGCAGCATGCACGACGGTTACGATAACAGGAGATCAAAATTGCCATCGCCTTAGCGGCAGAAACAACCCTGGTGACTGCTTCATCCCATCCTCCCAGGTTGTGGACGGCGGGAAATTTCTCCATGGCTACCCAAGTTTGCGCAGTGATAGCGGCAGCGGCGTGGTGTCGCTTACCTTGGGACTCCAGCAGCAACAGGCGTTTGCTTCACCGGCGATGATCATGCAACAACAATCGTCGCTCATGATTGGAGCTGAGGGGGAAGACATGGTGCTACCGTACAGGAACCTCATGGGGTCTAAGCTGCCGCATGATTTCGTAGGCTAGGACCCTGGGAGACAAGAACATAATCTAATGCTACAACCCATATAGGTGCCACCAGATTCTTAGGCAACTTGCACCGATTGATTGGATATGTGTATATTGTAGTACAACTTAAGTAAAAAAGTTAATTATAAATGGCTATGACCACTATTTATTTATTTCGTGCCCGAAAACTTGTAGTAAGCCCTAGGGCATTAGTAAGAACTAATGAATGAGGTCTCAACGTAAAAATACCTATGTccaaacactggtagaaaaagagcctgttgtcccggttcgtaagggcctttgtcccggttctggaaccgggactaaagggtcggtactaatgccctgtccctttagtcccggttcaatccagaaccgggacaaatgggcctgcacgtggcctgtgcgcggagcccaggcaggagaccctttggtcccggttggtggcaccaaccgggaccaataggcatccacgcgtcagcatttctatggCTGGTGTTTTTGNNNNNNNNNNNNNNNNNNNNNNNNNNNNNNNNNNNNNNNNNNNNNNNNNNNNNNNNNNNNNNNNNNNNNNNNNNNNNNNNNNNNNNNNNNNNNNNNNNNNNNNNNNNNNNNNNNNNNNNNNNNNNNNNNNNNNNNNNNNNNNNNNNNNNNNNNNNNNNNNNNNNNNNNNNNNNNNNNNNNNNNNNNNNNNNNNNNNNNNNNNNNNNNNNNNNNNNNNNNNNNNNNNNNNNNNNNNNNNNNNNNNNNNNNNNNNNNNNNNNNNNNNNNNNNNNNNNNNNNNNNNNNNNNNNNNNNNNNNNNNNNNNNNNNNNNNNNNNNNNNNNNNNNNNNNNNNNNNNNNNNNNNNNNNNNNNNNNNNNNNNNNNNNNNNNNNNNNNNNggggggttaatttaggtgtttcatatattgtcttagctagctataattaatagagagaagtgtcctcttttatgtccgtgcttggtcgacgctacgtactatacatacgtatagagaggactagacacgctagctagctagtaagcaaacgaaggaaacagaagatcgtcatgaacatatatgcatacagagagaagtgatatcgaccacctctccttctccgagagattggtcgaacaacaagttctcgtatatctatccgacactaccggctacatatatacaataattatctcttacaaatataatcgtacggactcagggtccacatagaattctccgtcttcagggatcacgtggtcaagaaagaatgccgccaattcctcttgaattgctcgcatgcgagctggtgctaggagttcatcccgcttccgaaacatctaatttaaagaagggggtcaatacatatatatatatatgaatgaatgaaactcaacacaaatgatgataataaaataaaattgtgaatgttgttatttacgtacttcatattgttcgtcagtgtagccccgctcacaggtcgtgtggcggatggactcgtaaacgtagtatccacagaaatcattcccttgttcctaccacaaccactttacaagcaatagaggtcaatcaaactgataagcaagaatgccaaatggtattgatgaaactagcgcttgaatgactagtagatgcgcggaacatgctactatagtacttactttcgggtgtctaaattgcagctccttcggcagtcccggagcttttctggtgaattttctccaaaccctgccggacaaaaaaaaacaattacttgatatatcaggaaatgaacaaagttgctgatatggtggataatgatcgatttaacttacttctcgagtatttgagtcatgtctgcatagtcctggggatcttttcgtcttgagtctaagacggttactagtccctgctcaagcttaatctctaggagaatatagtggaaactgcacacgcatgcataactcatcaattacattactataaccttgactaatatataagggaaaccgaatacgcacaagacagtaacactcacttgaagttgtaaggaaagagtattatatctttgttttcatttattacgaatgatcgtagcaagttggcctcggtagctgcggcatgaaatttaacctgagttgcatctatgagatatgtgttaatgaacccaatatcaccgacttgtcttttcttcaattcggcgatcttcaatctgcataatatagtgaggatgattataaatacatgcaatgaaagagctgagctatatagagagacttaatgacagaagtagtactacttacagacagtagcaggcgaccgttgttttatcgagggccaattgattgaaaaactgatagaactcctaaaatggaacaggcaacagttcaattccaacgaggtcatgctcctttttaactttcacatacaaagtactcctccccccagagtctctgcagattttcaagtaccaatcatgtaatcttcgcatcatcgttgatagagatctttcatctttgacgagaggcttcccgtactcgtatctttgtatctgcacgtccatgggttcataatgtacatcgtcgggcaggtaatctgcaagattgctataaccgggcaccatcctcggatcattagtgatgttgtggctaggcaccttgagtggggggcacgattgctttgcttgttcgccgagctgggaaatttgtttcccagctcgtcattctttcagcctctgatcactgacagtacttcccgaccgctccgcttcggcaaattcctttccaataatgcgctcatagtttcctttcggcggagacttcggtggttttgtcagggcagccagagtgcgcttcgctttcaccggatctaccttctcctccggaagtggatgtctctttgctttcaacccttgaaaccagtcatccacttcggttcgtgcgatctcagcgttctcctccggggtcctctcgtatggtaacttctctggagtcttcagagaaggaccgaatctgtatgtcctcccgcctctggttgtactgctagacaccgaccgagcagacggagcggttgtattctttacttgcttacgaggcggaggagaaggactacgacgcgccggagcatccggagcggcggagaaggaggaggctggcttctcgggcgcgtcggcgcaggcggagaaggaggcggagtgccgccaggcgctggagaaggagccggtcgagtgccctgatcgtcactcgccggaggaggaggcggtggaggaggcggagtgccctgactcaccggaggaggaggcggtggaggaggcggagtgccctgacttgccgaaggaggaggaggcggaggcgtccagttccgaaggttgatgagctccttccgccataggcatggagtcttcagagcagaccccagcctagtctccccttcaccggtagggtggtcaagctggaggtcctcaaatccctccgttatttcatccaccatcaccctagcacatccttctggaatcggccgacagtgaaaagttgcgccgggttcagtaggataaacagagccaacagccgccttgaccttcaaattcatccattgcgtcataaggtgacaattttgagactccgtgatagcatccacgggatagctggcaggagccgtcaaggcatgctccggctgaagcagctcggtggaagccacgctgcttttgcgctgagatggcggggtagcttcgggggaagcttcggcaatacgtttgctgcgatttgcttctcgttcctctatcgcgtctacccttgcttgcagcgcctgcatttgggtctactgcacttttttcctcctctcatgggatttgtaaccgcctgcgtccggaaacccaaccttccacggaatggagcctggcgtgcctcatgtccgtccagggtgctcaggattcctgagggccattgtgagctcgtcgttctctctgtctggaaagaacgtcccttgttgtgctgcttcgatatactgcttaagcttcctgactggtatgtccatttgatcgttcgtccaaatacacttccctgttacagggtccaaggttccgccagccccgaagaaccaagtccggcaacggtctggccagttaattgtctctggttcgatccctttatcaaccagatcattctcagtcttggcccacttaggccgggctacgaggtagccacctgaccccgtgcgatggtgatgcttcttcttcgcagcattttgtttgtttgtcaccgacatcttcttactcttttccgatgtcttgtgggccacaaatgcgggccaatgatctctgatcttctcatatctgcccttgaattctggtgtctcatcattttcgacaaacttattcagctctttcttccacctcctgaatagttctgccatcctcttaagagaaaaagacttgattaattgctctttaactgggttctctggattatcctctggcggtagggtgaaatttgacttcagctcagtccaaagatcatttttctgcatatcattgacataagacaccttagggtcttctgtagctggcttaaaccattgctggatgctgatcgggatcttgtccctaaccagaaccccgcactgagcaacaaatgcattctttgttcggatgggttcaatcggttggccgtcgggcgcgattgctatgatctcaaacctttcatccgagctcaactttttcttcgggccttgtctctttaccgaagttgtgctcgatccggagggctagaaaaaagaacaaagacttaattaatatgtgtacataccaaaataatgaatgcatcaattagctagtcagcacaggcttaactaatatatatacctggccggactcggttcagtcaccggagctgtcatcacggtctccttgcaccggcattgggtcagcggagccgtcctcatgttcttcttcttgcaccggcattaggtcactgtagccagcttcttcaccctctccttccagaccatcgctgtcgttgagaaacaacgagatgacatcacttccttctgcgattatgtccctcaacaacgcttcttttgcttcgtctcgggcggtgtccatagtttctacaaatatttacaacatggcaattattattcaaacatgacagatggatatattagtggcaaacgtagaactagctacctaatcatagtaaggaatcatatatattaattagtggcctcgacgctgcttctctagggtttggggtggcctcgacaacgcttcaagggtttggggtggcctcaagaacgcttcaaggagggggtaatatcgacccccccacgtgtttaagctatcgggagggggtatatatcgacaacgacgacactacatctatgtccctcgacgaccctcgttcccgataaaaaaaagaggaagaagaagaaaaaaaagaggagaagaaagaatagag
This portion of the Triticum dicoccoides isolate Atlit2015 ecotype Zavitan chromosome 7A, WEW_v2.0, whole genome shotgun sequence genome encodes:
- the LOC119327694 gene encoding homeobox protein BEL1 homolog; translation: MMASHEPHYHLLGFSSSSPVTPNPAAMAMAFDHHGVFAPLHEDMPPRFGGADDRSWLPQSSTLSLYDTVGQHELQPFTVAPPSMMPMQQPPFRLNSSRYLGPARELLSEFCNLEGDAMNGGAMMRAPKQDGEVEASACGPWGANPSVSSMDYMALERRKARLLSMMEEVDRCYWRYREKMRATEMSFEAVAGVGAAQVYTKMAMRAMSRHFRCLRDALVGQIRTLKKSMGESRDADGMLVAPGASKGDTPRLRVVDQCLRRQRAFQQYGGGAAIESCPWRPQRGLPERAVAVLRSWLFEHFLHPYPNDVDKHILARQSGLSRSQVSNWFINARVRLWKPMIEEMYAEETIQHDDGGTSSGRGEPAPTDHHNNNLAACTTVTITGDQNCHRLSGRNNPGDCFIPSSQVVDGGKFLHGYPSLRSDSGSGVVSLTLGLQQQQAFASPAMIMQQQSSLMIGAEGEDMVLPYRNLMGSKLPHDFVG